In one Podarcis muralis chromosome 7, rPodMur119.hap1.1, whole genome shotgun sequence genomic region, the following are encoded:
- the CATSPER4 gene encoding cation channel sperm-associated protein 4 encodes QQDDWDVEEFISKTCMGTFLHHPAFRLLLASFIILNAITIAVRTEPTLEEKYFGFFSAIDMIVMSLLFCEVILNWYYGFSLYWKDGWNIINFFIMLLLFLGLIFTALNDRTIVHMLRVMRLMHVCTMVTGLARMIQVILQSIPDMANIMILLFAIMLVFSVFGVTLFGSTVPTHFGNMGTALYSLFICITQDGWINIYDDFEKEGLALEIGGALYFFIFITFGAFIFANLLVAVVTTNLERSVSEYKEKKQSEAHILVNMTDAGMDEGSDDDDEPSHQEPLHVREVMRATPMVHHQNLLSLGNLGNLNEGTCEELCVVLEAIHENLKAYRVIRDEIDHIVDEVRSIKFNVDQEQEVVLRNIRGSNISESMLNADPTQPKGGDVLSAMFSLEKMNPDVEFQKGGVKSAAMRVRRQSTTPVETATRPPKPEAHRLSLVRLKKPILWML; translated from the exons caacAGGATGACTGGGATGTGGAAGAGTTTATCTCGAAAACATGCATGGGGACATTcctccatcatccagcctttAGGCTGCTGCTGGCCAGCTTCATCATCCTCAACGCCATCACTATTGCTGTGCGAACAGAGCCAACCTTAGAAGAG AAATACTTTGGCTTCTTCTCAGCCATAGATATGATTGTCATGTCTCTCCTTTTCTGCGAAGTAATCCTCAACTGGTACTATGGCTTCTCCTTATACTGGAAG GATGGCTGGAACATAATAAATTTTTTCATTATGCTGCTTCTGTTCCTTGGCCTGATCTTTACTGCACTGAATGACAGAACAATTGTCCACATGCTCAG AGTCATGAGACTGATGCATGTTTGCACCATGGTGACTGGTCTGGCACGGATGATCCAGGTGATCCTGCAGTCCATTCCTGACATGGCTAACATCATGATCCTGCTTTTTGCCATCATGCTG GTCTTCTCTGTGTTTGGTGTTACCCTCTTTGGAAGCACGGTCCCAACGCATTTTGGGAATATGGGGACTGCTTTGTACTCCCTGTTCATCTGCATAACGCAGGATGGGTGGATTAACATATACGACGACTTTGA AAAGGAAGGTCTTGCTTTGGAGATAGGCGGGGCTCTCTatttcttcatcttcatcacGTTTGGGGCCTTCATCTTTGCAAATCTGCTTGTGGCCGTGGTGACGACAAACCTAGAACGGTCTGTAAGTGAATACAAAGAGAAGAAGCAGTCGGAAGCTCATATCCTTGTCAATATGACCGACGCTGGAATGGAT GAaggcagtgatgatgatgatgaaccaaGTCACCAAGAACCTCTGCATGTCAGAGAGGTCATGCGTGCTACACCCATGGTGCACCACCAGAACTTGCTTAGCCTTGGAAACTTGGGCAACCTGAATGAAGGCACCTGCGAAGAACTCTGCGTTGTCCTGGAAGCAATCCACGAGAACCTGAAGGCGTACCGGGTGATCCGGGATGAGATTGACCA TATAGTCGATGAAGTGAGGTCCATCAAATTCAATGTAGATCAGGAGCAAGAGGTGGTTCTGCGAAACATCCGTGGATCTAACATCTCGGAGAGTATGCTTAATGCGGATCCCACGCAACCAAAGGGTGGCGATGTTCTCAGTgcaatgtttagcctggaaaag ATGAACCCGGACGTGGAATTCCAAAAGGGAGGGGTGAAATCAGCTGCCATGAGAGTACGGCGGCAGTCTACGACTCCG GTGGAGACGGCAACAAGACCTCCAAAGCCTGAAGCTCATCGGTTGAGTTTGGTAAGACTTAAGAAACCTATACTGTGGATGCTATAA